TTTCCCTGGTACAGGAAGAGAAGatcctgctgccccacccccagcttggcCAGGTTTTTCAGGACCTTCATTATCCCCTTGGGGACTgtggatgggggaggggaaaggggtgcaTGTAGCCCTTGGCCACTGGACCAGCCAAATCATGGCCACCTATTGAGAGTGTTCCTTTAGCAAGGCCGTTCAAAAGATGCTCACAAAGAAAACTGCACTGGAAATATATTATTTCCTGGTACCAGAGCCATGCAAATGTAAAAATAGGTCAATAACACTGAAGAGAATTTTTGGGGAGCCCCAGGAACAAGCCCCCCCCGCTACAAATTCTGCTGTGAAAGGGAGGAGTGAGTGTGAAAAGGTAGTTGTGGCCCTAGGAagcggggaggtggggttgctGCAGAGTAATTCGCACAAGGACTAGCTCAGTGCTGTTGTGAATcgtccctctccttctctcttaaCAGGTAAAAATAACCTCAAGGTGTGCCTCTTCTGCTCCTCAAACCTCTTACCTTCTCCCCCGTTTCCCTCCACCCCTAGGCAGGGctatccttagagagccctggtggggtatgcggcccggggcaaatcagccagtgtgggggtgccccttccagttaattctattGGGAGTTAAAAGAGCtgggcctggggcagtcaccctgcttgccatgccctaaggaagGACAGTCCTGCCGCCAGGTAGAAATCGGGCTGTCCACGGAGGACGACCCTTTATGCCCTCCCTGAAGTGGCCTCTACCCCTCCACAGCTCATGCTGAAATCAATGTGATAGTCctcaaggtgccacaagactctgtgtCATTTTAGCACCAAAGAAGGGGCTACTGCATGCAGACATGTGTTCTTGCAAGTGGACTCAGAGGGGAAATCTGGGGTTCCCGTTAGGGGTCCCAAATGGGGATCTGCCCTCCCCTCAGGAAAAGATCACCCTCCTGAAGTCTGCTCCTGAACCCCCCCCCATTATTACTCACCTGTTGGCCCCGCGCTCTGCACCTGGGATGGGAAGCCCCCCAGGACTGCCATCGTCACAAGCAGGACCCCAAATTCCAACGCAGATCTCATCCTGCCTCTTCTGCACAAAGAAGGACCAACAGCATCTGCCCCCCACCAAACTCCAGAGTGGGACTTTCTCAGCCTGGCCCTGGGGACAAATCCTGCCAGGGTGCTGCCCCTCTGCCCTGGGGATTGGACATTGCCCAGATGAGAGGCCAATCAGCCACAGAGCTGAGGCAGCATCATCAGTCACCGGGCAGGGACATCCAGAAAGTGTCTTCTTTGGACAGAGAGAGACTGAgcgagagagactgagagagagcaCGAGGGAGCTCATAGGAAAGTGAAATTAGGGCTGATCAGAGGGGACTCCATGCTTCCATGAAGCAGTGAtctgccgggcgggggggggggtgctctgcTGCCCTACTCAAAGAAAGATCACCCTGTGCATGAGGTTTCTCCTGGCTTCTCTTTCCCTGAGAAGGGAGGAACCATCTGCATTCCTCACCCCCACAGAACAGAAGATGCTCCCACTCTGTAGCCTTCAGCCTGGAAAGACCCAGGACCATTTCCCACTAACCTCCTGCAACTGGTCATCCGTTTCCCATGTTGGGGACTGTCCCTGTCAGTCTCCCCGACCTCCATCTTTCgcctccctctccttcttccttcttcttgatGTGTaactattcttttcttttttatggtCCACATTAATGTGACTCACCTTAGTGCTGGATTTGGGGCCTGTCTGTCTCACCTGTTGAACCcgtagccaggggcatagcagaGCCCCCTCTGTATCTTGCTGGCCACAACTGAGCCCCCCGGCCGCCCACCACCTTCCATTGCAAGGGGAGAAATGCCATTAGTTGAAGTGCCCCCCTGCACTCCACAGCGGGGCCAGCTGCACCCCAAACCCGCATTTAGGTCAGACCTGGAAGTGCACAAACAAGGACTTCTCCATATGTCAcaacccaccccccccacacacaccagttacTGTTCCTTCTCTGAAAGAGCCACTCTTGTGAATCAGAAGACAAAACCAGCCCACCCTCCACATCCACCCCCTGCTGTCTCCCAACTCTCAGCCCGGGACAGAGCTCCTGATCCGCTTTCACTCCACCTCCTCTTGAGGTTCCTGCTGATTGAAGTTTCACCTGGTAACAGACTGGTCCTCCCCAGGCCTTTTTCTCATTGGCTGAATTTGCGTGGGTGCctctgcccacttccccagtttggctcCCTTCACACTCCCTCCACAGCCACTCTGAGGGCAGGACCCTGCTGGACCCATTGCTTCTCCTCCTGTCTGTTCTTGTTTTGCAACCTCTCTGTGTGTTGCCCACACACCCACTTGGAAGAGCTGAGATGGCCAGAGAAGGAGCCCTTCACCTTTGCCTCTGGGCACTCTGCCTTGCCAGGCATCAGAGCTGTGAAAGGTGAGGGGGGGCATCAGGGGGCAGAGGAGCCTGGGGGTGGGTTTGGGTGTGAGGGGAAGAGGCTTCCCAAAAGGGGGTGCctgttgggcactgtggctgAAGAGTTGGGGTCCCCTTTAGAAGCCCCTCTTTGCACAGGCAAGAATACACCAAACAGGTAGACGAGGGAaccaggaaggggagggagtaACGGCCTCACCACACAGGGAAAGAATTCAGAGCAGGGGCCGGTGGATCTCAGGGGTGAGGAGAGCCACGGAGGATGCTTAATCCCTTGGCTATGTTCAAGATGGtcctttttgatggggggggggatgggttgCACAGCTGGCATCCAAAGCTAAAAGGGCAGAAACTGCATCTCCATCACTCCATCAGCATCACTCCAAACTGCATCTCCATCAGCATCTGGGGATGCTGTCACATTCTAGGTGAAGACGAAAGGAAAGAAGGATGAAGTTCTTTCCTTGAGAGTTTGTTAGATGCCAGAAACAAACAGCTGTGTGGTACAGAAACTGCCAACAGCTCCCGAGAGAGgctgcccccacccaccagatCCAATATACCCCCCTCCACCCCGCCCAAGACAGAGagatttctcccctccccagcaaTGCAGACTCAGGGTGTAATTTCTGACCTCTCTTCAGGGATCAACCCCCCTTCCATTGTTGGCTGCATTTTTGATATGTTCTCAACAGCGTCAGGTTTGCATTTAATTAATAGCGGAGTCAGCTGAAGTTTCGGTGACTTAGAAGGGAGGGCAGTTTCTTTGTAGCCCCTTCTTCCTCCAGGGCACTCAGGGCACAGTTGACTCACAGCAAGCCTGCAGGGGGACAGTGTTTGACCCTGGGTGACCCTGGGACGCCTGATGAGATGGATGGACGGACAAGGTTTAACTGTCAGTGAATAGACAGGAAAaacatcttggggtcgtggtggatgaAAAGTCAACCCAGTGTGTGgtcgctgtgaaaaaggcaagctTTGCATGGGGCTATTAGGGGGAATAATGCCTGAAAtaattggggtgggggctgctaaTATTCTCATGCCCTTTTACAGGCCTATGTTGTGGCCACACTTCAAATACTCAGACAAAACATGttccgtgtttccccgaaaataagacagtgtcttatattaattttagccccccaaaatgcactagggcaattagcggtacatcagaaattactgctaggtcttactttcggggtaggtcttactttcggggaaacagggttgTATAAGTGGACAAGGTATAATAGAGAAAGAAATCCAGTTCTGTTCTgaagagaggaacataggaagctgccttatgctgagtcagaccattgatccttctagctcaatattgtctacacagactggcagtggcttctccaaggttgcaggcaggagtctctctcagccttatcctgGAGATGATGCCTGGGATGGAATGTGGaactttcttctcttcccagagcggccccatcattgACAGCCATTGAAAACCCATTAAAGTTTTCATCCATCCTGAACTTTCAGGGGCTTGCAGGATACACCTGGAAATAAATAGGCCCTCCCTTAATTCTTCTCTGCAAAATGGGCCATTGCTCCCATTTCACAGATGGTGAGCTGAGGGAACAGAGACACCAAACTAAATTGACCTGTGGATGAGGCAGGCACATGCTGAAGGCCTCCGGATGCCACCAAGATCTCTCTCAAGCCCAACTCAAACCAGACTGATTCTCAATCTTTCTTCTCCGGGAATGATGAATCTCCAaatgaggaaggggaagaggcagAGATGTTTGCCACTGATGGGGGAGGGGATTCTCTGCCTGCTGGGATTGTCAGGGGAGGGAGTCCCTTGACATGGGGAAGAGTCTGGGAGCTACactgtaaataaataatccttTCTGGAACCCTGGGGGAAACTGGATTTCCTCTTTCTGGAACCTCCAGGAGCCTTTCCCACATTGGGCCCCGCAGAGAGAAGTGATGTCACTGTTGCCACAGCCATGGTGGGAAATTTGTTCTTGAATTGGTGGAGGAGCTGGCCATCATGGGCAGGATGTGGAGATTCTTCATGTCCCCTGGTATacacaggaggaggcaggagagggTGGATGGGCATCATGACGCCCAGTTGATTCCTTGCCTTGGGGCCCTTCATGCTTCCAGAATCACTTCCAGATTGCTCTCAGCCTATACATCCCAGGGAGTAATGTTGGAGTTTCCCATCTGGAGGAGGCCCATGGCTGAGGTGGGGTTCTGGGGTTGGCCAGAGGGTGGGTCTTTGGGAGCTGATTCCCTCCCACTGACTCCCCTTTGCCTCTGGGGAGGGTGTCCGCCATGCATTGGGATCTGTCCCTGCCcaactcatctctctctctcttcttgccccAGTGGAGACGTTTGTGGAGCTGGACTTCTTCCAGGAGAGCTTCCCGTCGGAGCAGAAGTCCGGGGAGTTCCTGCAGGGCATGAACGGGGAGGAGTTCTTCCATGTGGAATGGGACAAGAGGCAGAACGTCTGGAGGCTGCCCAACATCCCCAACTACTTTGGCTTTGACGCGTAGGGTGCTGTGGGCAACATGGACATCATAAAAAATAACACTGAGGTCCCGATCAAGCGCAGCAACCGCAGCCAGACCCCCAGCGGTACCAGGAGGGGGCCCAGGAGAGCTCCTCGGTTTGGTGGAGTGGGTGTGTGAGGCGGCCCCCTGAGTTGCACTGGTCCCTCTGCCCTCCAGGCAAAAGCACAGCAGATCCAACTGCTTTGCCTGGACTTTGGTTCTGATCAGGGACCAAAAGCATGGCAGTGAGCGAGGTCACTGGGAAGGAGTCTTCGGATCCAGGAAATCCCAAATCTGGACCCTCTTTTTCAGCTCCTCCTACAGCAACTGTGTTCCCCAAAAACCCTGTGGAAATGGGGGACCCCAACGTGCTCGTCTGCTTCATGGACCAGTTCTTCCCCCCAGTGCTGAACATCACCTGGCTGAAGAACAGAGAGGAGGTTTCCCAG
Above is a window of Hemicordylus capensis ecotype Gifberg chromosome 2, rHemCap1.1.pri, whole genome shotgun sequence DNA encoding:
- the LOC128341711 gene encoding HLA class II histocompatibility antigen, DP alpha 1 chain-like isoform X3, which gives rise to MDIIKNNTEVPIKRSNRSQTPSGTRRGPRRAPRFGGVAPPTATVFPKNPVEMGDPNVLVCFMDQFFPPVLNITWLKNREEVSQGVTDTDFFPSVDNAFHSKEPTLIPETKENVVCGLGLAMGLLGIIAGTVLFFKARRMNGINQRRGPL